One stretch of Schlesneria sp. DSM 10557 DNA includes these proteins:
- a CDS encoding gamma-glutamyl-gamma-aminobutyrate hydrolase family protein translates to MKTKPVIGINGDYRPSRRDALALSWFNTGYYDSVVESGGLPMLIPPYSSDDDLKQALEMCDGIVLAGCTMDLDPMRLGMEPHPHTRPMPARREDFDRRLAKFAVEKRIPLLAIGAGMQTLNVVCGGTLIQHIPEAIPRCLHHRDPVERYNRHIIEIVEGTRCWDIYGPGEIRVNSEHHMAVNRLASCFKASAHATDGVIECYESIDPDWFCLGVQWHPEDDTASALDMQIFQEFLAAAHGTEPTILKIPQRMAA, encoded by the coding sequence TAGAGACGCTCTGGCTCTGAGCTGGTTCAACACCGGTTACTACGATTCTGTCGTTGAATCAGGTGGACTGCCAATGCTCATCCCACCTTACAGTAGTGACGATGATTTGAAACAGGCGCTGGAGATGTGTGATGGGATCGTGCTGGCCGGTTGCACGATGGACCTCGATCCAATGCGACTTGGCATGGAACCACATCCTCACACTCGCCCCATGCCCGCTCGTCGTGAAGATTTTGATCGCCGCTTGGCCAAGTTCGCCGTGGAAAAACGAATTCCGCTCCTCGCCATTGGTGCCGGGATGCAGACCTTGAACGTCGTCTGTGGCGGAACCCTGATTCAGCACATTCCCGAAGCGATTCCCCGTTGCCTGCACCATCGCGATCCTGTCGAACGATACAACCGACATATCATTGAGATCGTCGAAGGAACGCGCTGCTGGGATATCTATGGTCCCGGCGAAATCCGCGTGAACAGCGAACACCATATGGCCGTCAACCGGCTCGCCTCCTGTTTCAAAGCTTCGGCTCACGCAACCGACGGAGTCATCGAGTGCTACGAGTCGATCGATCCTGACTGGTTCTGCCTGGGTGTGCAGTGGCATCCAGAAGACGATACGGCTTCAGCTCTGGACATGCAGATCTTCCAGGAATTCCTGGCCGCCGCTCATGGCACCGAACCCACGATCCTCAAGATTCCTCAGCGAATGGCCGCATAA